The following proteins are co-located in the Candidatus Omnitrophota bacterium genome:
- the uvrB gene encoding excinuclease ABC subunit UvrB — protein MEFRLVSDFTPCGDQPKAINGLTEGILSGKRYQTLLGVTGSGKTFTIANVIAKVRKPTLVMSHNKTLAAQLYSEFRQFFPDNAVEYFVSYYDYYQPEAYIPQTDTYIEKDASINDELDRLRLSATAALSSRDDVIIVSSVSCIYNLGSPDDYKDMLLRLSVGLNITLELILSSLVDIHYERNDIDFSRGVFQVRGDIIDIFPAYEKLGVRIEMFADTIEAISLIDPVTKNTKEKLRDITIYPGKHFVTTKKKIDSALISIREELDARLKELNGQNRILEAQRLESRTKYDMEMLKEIGYCHGIENYSRHLSSRPAGSRPYTLIDYFKGDFLTVIDESHVSIPQIRGMYEGDRSRKRTLVEHGFRLPSCLDNRPLKFNEFESITGQAVFVSATPGDYEAMSSQNVVEQLIRPTGLPEPEVIVKSSKGQVDDIIALVRGRAKKKERVLITTLTKRMAEDLAAYLTDMGLNVQYMHSDLDAIERVRILGALRRREFDCLVGINLLREGLDLPEVSLVCILDADKEGFLRSATSLIQISGRAARNINSQVVMYADSVTGSMKKAMDETARRRKTQLEFNKKHNIKPKSIQKSIRISIDAKRESENIAARPVGESLEQLEAGELIAELSREMEQAARNLQFEKAAYFRDQIKKLQSKKKRNL, from the coding sequence ATGGAGTTTAGGCTTGTAAGTGATTTCACGCCCTGCGGCGATCAGCCAAAGGCCATTAACGGGCTTACCGAAGGCATTCTGTCGGGTAAGCGTTACCAGACCCTTCTTGGTGTTACCGGAAGCGGCAAGACCTTTACTATCGCGAATGTAATCGCCAAAGTCAGGAAACCTACCCTTGTCATGTCCCACAATAAGACGCTGGCGGCACAGCTTTACAGTGAATTCAGGCAATTTTTTCCGGATAACGCGGTGGAATATTTTGTCAGTTATTATGACTATTATCAGCCTGAAGCGTATATACCGCAGACCGACACTTATATAGAAAAAGACGCCTCTATTAACGATGAGCTTGACCGTTTGAGGCTATCGGCTACGGCGGCTTTATCTTCAAGAGATGATGTTATTATTGTCTCAAGCGTGTCGTGTATTTATAATTTAGGCTCCCCTGACGATTACAAGGATATGTTACTGCGCCTCTCGGTCGGCCTTAATATAACGCTTGAGCTGATTTTGAGCAGTCTTGTTGATATCCATTACGAAAGGAATGATATTGATTTCTCAAGAGGGGTGTTCCAGGTAAGGGGAGATATCATTGATATATTTCCGGCATACGAAAAATTGGGTGTAAGAATTGAGATGTTTGCCGATACGATTGAGGCGATAAGTTTGATAGATCCTGTTACGAAAAATACCAAAGAGAAACTGCGTGATATTACGATATATCCGGGCAAGCATTTTGTGACCACCAAAAAAAAGATAGACTCCGCGCTTATAAGCATAAGAGAGGAGCTTGACGCGCGGCTGAAGGAACTTAATGGCCAAAACAGGATACTTGAAGCCCAAAGGCTGGAGTCAAGGACCAAATATGATATGGAGATGCTTAAAGAGATAGGCTATTGCCATGGTATTGAAAACTATTCACGGCATCTTTCATCAAGGCCAGCCGGTTCCAGGCCTTATACGCTTATTGATTATTTCAAGGGGGATTTTTTGACGGTCATTGACGAATCCCATGTAAGCATACCGCAGATAAGGGGCATGTATGAGGGTGACCGTTCCAGAAAGCGCACGCTCGTTGAGCATGGTTTCAGGCTTCCGTCCTGCCTTGATAATAGGCCGTTAAAATTTAATGAATTTGAATCTATTACAGGGCAGGCTGTTTTTGTGTCGGCAACACCCGGAGATTATGAGGCAATGTCTTCCCAAAATGTCGTAGAACAGCTGATAAGGCCTACAGGGTTACCTGAACCTGAAGTTATTGTCAAGTCTTCAAAAGGCCAGGTGGATGACATTATAGCCCTTGTAAGGGGCCGGGCAAAAAAGAAAGAAAGAGTGCTTATAACAACCCTTACAAAAAGGATGGCCGAAGACCTGGCGGCATACCTTACCGATATGGGCCTTAATGTCCAGTATATGCACTCTGACCTGGATGCTATTGAGCGTGTCCGTATCTTAGGCGCCTTGAGAAGGCGTGAATTTGACTGCCTTGTCGGCATCAATCTTTTACGAGAAGGTCTTGACCTGCCCGAGGTCTCCCTTGTTTGTATATTAGATGCCGATAAAGAAGGTTTTTTAAGGAGCGCTACATCGCTTATACAGATATCGGGAAGGGCGGCGCGTAATATCAACAGCCAGGTGGTGATGTACGCGGATTCTGTTACAGGTTCAATGAAAAAAGCCATGGATGAGACCGCCAGGAGGCGTAAAACGCAGTTGGAATTTAATAAGAAACATAATATAAAGCCTAAAAGTATCCAAAAATCAATAAGAATAAGCATAGACGCCAAGCGTGAATCTGAAAATATAGCCGCCCGGCCAGTCGGCGAATCGTTAGAACAATTAGAGGCAGGGGAGCTTATCGCGGAGTTAAGCCGTGAGATGGAACAAGCGGCAAGAAACCTGCAGTTTGAAAAGGCGGCTTATTTCAGGGATCAGATAAAAAAACTTCAAAGCAAAAAAAAGCGAAATCTTTAA
- the nadC gene encoding carboxylating nicotinate-nucleotide diphosphorylase: MIIDAYTRKIIQQALIEDIGGGDITTASVLGRSKKGEFVISAGQDAVVCGILLAEIVFDIVDPSVRFKPLVSDGAAVAAGKAIAYIDGSCQSVLSAERTALNFLCWLSGIATLTNKFAEAVKDTRARIMDTRKTIPTLRRFQRYAVKVGQGLNHRMGLYDQVLIKDNHLSLALKSPGAFKDVKDAIKGLVQSARLNAPKGKKIEIEIDSIDLLGPALESGPDIIMLDNMGIDDIKKAVSIRDAYRIKTGDVGFKSLLEVSGNVNITNVRGIALCGVDRISIGALTHSAASCDFSLEVR; this comes from the coding sequence ATGATAATAGACGCGTATACAAGGAAGATAATCCAGCAAGCCTTGATAGAGGACATAGGCGGCGGAGACATTACTACAGCCTCTGTCCTTGGCAGGTCCAAAAAAGGAGAGTTTGTTATAAGCGCCGGCCAGGACGCTGTTGTGTGCGGAATACTCTTGGCGGAGATTGTTTTTGATATAGTTGACCCGTCAGTTCGGTTTAAGCCGTTGGTAAGCGACGGGGCAGCGGTAGCCGCGGGCAAGGCAATAGCCTATATAGACGGTTCCTGCCAGAGCGTTCTTTCTGCGGAAAGAACAGCGCTTAATTTTTTATGCTGGCTTTCAGGTATAGCGACACTGACAAACAAGTTCGCCGAAGCTGTAAAAGATACAAGGGCGCGTATCATGGATACGCGAAAGACCATACCTACATTAAGGCGTTTTCAGAGATATGCCGTAAAAGTCGGCCAGGGCCTAAATCATAGAATGGGCCTGTATGACCAGGTCCTGATAAAAGACAATCATTTATCCCTGGCGCTTAAAAGCCCTGGGGCTTTTAAAGATGTAAAGGATGCGATAAAAGGGCTTGTGCAAAGCGCCAGGCTTAATGCTCCTAAAGGCAAAAAGATTGAGATAGAGATTGATTCCATTGACCTTCTCGGGCCTGCCCTGGAATCCGGCCCCGATATAATCATGCTTGATAATATGGGCATAGATGATATAAAAAAAGCGGTCTCCATAAGAGACGCTTACAGGATAAAGACAGGCGATGTTGGATTTAAGTCCCTTCTTGAAGTATCCGGCAATGTGAATATCACTAATGTCAGGGGCATAGCCTTGTGCGGAGTTGACAGGATTTCAATAGGCGCCCTGACGCATTCGGCAGCTTCCTGCGATTTTTCCCTTGAAGTCAGATAA
- a CDS encoding pseudouridine synthase produces MPDLIRINKFLAQRGIASRRKSDELISQGRVCLNGIKLSSPGAMVDPVKDTVSVDGVKIDAGLLPEHLTYLMLNKPAGYITTLKDTHKRRTVMDLVPGVKGVFPVGRLDKDTTGLLIMTNDGRLCHRLMHPSFEMDRLYEVTIAGQVKASDISRIERGVDIGDGKASALKVLDIINDKFKTVVRVSLHEGRKRQVRKTFEALGYKIKELTRTGYAGLKLDLQTGSYRHLSEKEVSLLKKGVGIT; encoded by the coding sequence ATGCCTGACCTTATAAGGATAAATAAATTTTTGGCTCAACGCGGGATAGCTTCCAGGCGTAAGTCTGATGAGCTTATCAGCCAGGGCCGTGTTTGCCTAAACGGTATAAAATTATCAAGCCCGGGGGCCATGGTTGATCCCGTCAAGGATACCGTATCGGTTGACGGCGTAAAAATTGATGCCGGCCTTTTACCCGAACACCTTACCTATCTGATGCTGAATAAGCCCGCGGGTTATATAACTACTCTAAAAGACACGCATAAAAGACGCACGGTTATGGACCTTGTTCCCGGCGTGAAAGGGGTTTTCCCTGTAGGCAGGCTTGATAAAGATACCACAGGATTACTTATCATGACTAATGACGGCCGGCTTTGCCACAGGCTTATGCATCCGAGTTTTGAGATGGACAGGCTTTACGAAGTTACCATTGCCGGCCAGGTTAAAGCTTCTGATATATCAAGGATTGAGCGGGGTGTTGATATAGGAGACGGGAAAGCCTCGGCACTTAAAGTCTTGGATATTATTAACGATAAATTTAAAACCGTTGTCCGGGTCAGCCTGCACGAAGGCAGGAAACGCCAGGTGAGAAAGACCTTTGAAGCTCTGGGTTATAAGATAAAGGAATTGACCAGGACAGGTTACGCCGGCTTAAAGCTTGATCTGCAAACAGGCTCTTACAGGCATCTTTCGGAAAAAGAGGTTTCTTTGCTTAAAAAAGGCGTGGGAATAACATGA
- a CDS encoding valine--tRNA ligase — MKEISKTYNPAGIERDIYRLWEEKGLFHASLDHKKMPYTIMIPPPNITGILHMGHALNNTIQDILIRYHRMKGRQALWMPGTDHAGIATQNVVERRLSSQGANRHELGRQAFINEVWKWRQEYGNTIISQLKRLGASCDWSRQRFTMDEGLSEAVQEVFIRLYEKGLIYRGNYIINWCPRCRTALSDEEVEHEEIEGRLYYIKYQVKPEGSACRACEPDYLIVATTRPETMLGDTALAVNPSDERYKSLVGRRAIVPVAGRHIPIIADDMVDPAFGTGVVKITPAHDPNDFNAGKRHNLQEINIMGPDGVLNENAGIYKGVDRFMARKQLAGFLEKEGLLDKVTPHRHAVGHCYRCHTIVEPYLSKQWFVKMKPLAGPAIEAVESGNIKFYPARWEKVYLDWMYNIRDWCISRQIWWGHRMPVYYCRACCCGDSSKGVIVSRVKPDKCPHCGGKDISQDEDVLDTWFSSWLWPFSTLGWPFNVAVSGGKTSPGDMEKQKKEFAYFYPTSCLVTAQEIIFFWVARMIMAGLEFCKKIPFRDVYIHGTVRDDTGTKMSKSLGNTIDPIEIIEQYGSDALRFSIISITAAGQDVFLNKERFESGRSFANKIWNASRFILMNFKPEPVCSLEDYFKNTGFSLADKWIWNSFQKAVKAVEKAIGDYRFNDAANIAYDFIWHKYCDWYVEIAKTSIDLPRTQAVLFNILINCLKILHPFMPFVTEALWQEMEMAEPLMVSEWPRIAGNEIDEGAISRMDKIISIIAAVRNIRAQMNISFKQPIRVIVSTKDKDMFSSADELSVYAGKLANAGQVRVDTLKTGPRPSASSVLDFCDVFIPLEGIIDIEKEKARLDKELGEAEMFLSAVNKKLANKSFIDRAPAGIVRDEKQKALVLTDKITRIKENIKNLT, encoded by the coding sequence ATGAAAGAAATATCAAAAACATATAATCCCGCCGGAATAGAGCGGGACATATATAGATTATGGGAAGAAAAGGGCCTTTTCCACGCAAGCCTTGACCATAAAAAAATGCCCTATACAATAATGATACCGCCCCCGAATATTACCGGCATACTGCATATGGGCCATGCCCTGAATAATACGATACAGGATATACTTATTCGTTATCACAGAATGAAAGGCAGGCAGGCGCTTTGGATGCCCGGCACCGACCACGCCGGTATCGCGACGCAGAATGTAGTTGAACGCAGGTTGAGCAGTCAGGGCGCAAACAGGCATGAGCTTGGAAGGCAAGCCTTTATCAATGAAGTTTGGAAATGGCGCCAGGAATACGGTAATACCATAATCAGCCAGCTTAAGCGTCTTGGCGCTTCATGTGACTGGTCAAGACAGCGCTTTACCATGGATGAAGGCCTATCCGAAGCTGTGCAGGAGGTTTTTATCAGGCTTTATGAAAAAGGCCTTATATACAGGGGTAATTATATTATCAACTGGTGTCCGAGGTGCCGGACAGCGCTTTCAGATGAAGAGGTTGAACACGAGGAAATAGAAGGCAGGCTTTATTATATTAAATATCAGGTCAAGCCCGAAGGCTCCGCCTGCCGGGCCTGTGAACCGGATTATCTGATAGTGGCAACTACAAGGCCGGAGACAATGTTAGGAGATACCGCCCTGGCGGTAAACCCCTCGGATGAGAGATATAAGTCTTTAGTCGGCCGCAGGGCTATTGTTCCTGTTGCCGGACGGCATATCCCTATTATAGCCGACGATATGGTAGATCCCGCTTTTGGGACAGGTGTAGTAAAGATCACTCCGGCCCATGACCCGAATGATTTTAATGCCGGCAAAAGGCATAATCTTCAGGAGATTAATATAATGGGCCCTGATGGAGTGCTTAACGAGAATGCCGGTATATACAAAGGCGTGGACAGGTTCATGGCCAGAAAGCAATTGGCAGGCTTTTTGGAAAAAGAAGGCCTGCTTGATAAAGTAACCCCGCACCGGCATGCTGTGGGCCATTGCTACAGATGCCATACCATAGTGGAGCCGTATCTGTCAAAACAGTGGTTTGTAAAAATGAAGCCTCTGGCAGGGCCGGCTATTGAAGCGGTTGAAAGCGGTAATATAAAATTTTATCCGGCCAGATGGGAAAAAGTTTATCTGGATTGGATGTATAATATCAGGGATTGGTGCATAAGCCGCCAGATATGGTGGGGGCACAGGATGCCTGTATATTATTGCCGTGCCTGCTGTTGCGGAGATTCGTCCAAGGGCGTAATTGTTTCAAGGGTTAAGCCTGATAAATGCCCGCATTGCGGCGGCAAGGATATCAGCCAGGATGAGGATGTTCTGGATACTTGGTTTTCTTCGTGGCTTTGGCCTTTTTCAACGCTCGGCTGGCCGTTTAACGTGGCGGTATCAGGCGGGAAAACTTCACCCGGGGACATGGAAAAGCAAAAAAAAGAATTCGCCTATTTTTATCCGACCTCATGCCTTGTCACTGCGCAGGAAATCATATTTTTCTGGGTAGCCAGGATGATAATGGCCGGCCTTGAATTCTGTAAAAAAATTCCCTTTCGGGATGTATATATCCACGGCACTGTGCGCGACGATACGGGAACCAAGATGTCTAAGTCGCTTGGCAATACCATAGACCCTATTGAGATAATTGAACAATACGGATCTGACGCCCTGCGGTTTAGCATTATTTCCATTACTGCCGCGGGCCAGGATGTTTTTCTTAATAAAGAGCGTTTTGAGTCAGGCAGGAGCTTCGCGAATAAGATTTGGAACGCTTCGCGTTTTATACTTATGAATTTCAAACCGGAACCGGTTTGTTCTCTGGAGGATTATTTCAAGAATACCGGTTTTTCGCTGGCTGACAAATGGATATGGAATTCCTTTCAAAAGGCCGTAAAGGCTGTGGAAAAAGCCATAGGGGATTATAGGTTTAATGATGCCGCTAATATAGCCTACGATTTTATCTGGCACAAATATTGCGACTGGTATGTTGAGATAGCCAAGACCAGCATAGACCTGCCCAGAACCCAGGCCGTTTTGTTCAATATACTGATAAACTGCCTTAAGATACTGCACCCGTTTATGCCGTTTGTTACCGAGGCATTGTGGCAGGAGATGGAAATGGCAGAGCCTTTAATGGTCTCCGAATGGCCGCGTATTGCCGGTAATGAGATAGACGAAGGCGCTATCAGCAGGATGGATAAAATAATCTCTATCATAGCCGCTGTCAGGAACATAAGGGCGCAGATGAACATCTCCTTTAAACAGCCTATCCGTGTTATTGTTTCAACAAAAGACAAAGACATGTTCTCGTCGGCCGATGAGTTATCGGTTTATGCCGGTAAACTTGCCAATGCCGGCCAGGTCAGAGTGGATACTTTAAAAACCGGCCCGCGGCCTTCCGCGTCAAGCGTTCTTGATTTCTGTGATGTTTTTATTCCGCTTGAAGGTATCATTGATATAGAGAAAGAAAAGGCAAGGCTTGATAAAGAGCTCGGTGAGGCTGAAATGTTTTTGTCCGCGGTAAACAAAAAACTTGCCAACAAGTCCTTTATTGACAGGGCGCCCGCCGGTATTGTTCGTGATGAAAAACAGAAGGCGCTTGTCCTGACGGATAAAATAACCCGCATAAAAGAAAACATTAAAAATCTCACATAA